A window from Solanum stenotomum isolate F172 chromosome 5, ASM1918654v1, whole genome shotgun sequence encodes these proteins:
- the LOC125865103 gene encoding transcription factor MYB60 codes for MGRPPCCDKIGIKKGPWTPEEDIILVSYIQEHGPGNWRSVPTNTGLMRCSKSCRLRWTNYLRPGIKRGNFTPHEEGMIIHLQALLGNKWAAIASYLPQRTDNDIKNYWNTHLKKKLKKFQTELDSHNLPLPPPNFDNSSTNNYDHHQFSKLLNSPNSLSSSSLYASSTENISRLLEGWMRSSPNPSRRNNIDHDEMLHEAQKNQDQDGGVSNHDDGVTIPNEKSSYNINCESSEVVTHEKASPPPFTYLEKWLLEENGGQVEELMELPMIFT; via the exons ATGGGGAGACCACCTTGTTGTGATAAAATAGGTATCAAGAAAGGTCCTTGGACTCCTGAAGAAGATATCATTTTAGTCTCTTATATTCAAGAACATGGTCCTGGAAATTGGAGATCAGTCCCTACTAATACTG ggtTGATGAGATGCAGCAAAAGTTGTAGGCTAAGGTGGACAAATTACTTGAGGCCAGGAATCAAAAGGGGGAATTTCACTCCACATGAAGAAGGAATGATTATCCATCTTCAAGCTTTGTTGGGTAACAA ATGGGCAGCTATAGCTTCATATCTACCACAAAGGACAGACAATGACATCAAGAATTACTGGAACACGCATCTAAAGAAGAAACTCAAGAAATTCCAAACAGAATTGGATTCACATAATTTGCCTCTTCCTCCTCCTAATTTTGACAATTCTAGCACTAATAACTATGATCATCATCAATTCTCAAAGTTATTAAACTCTCCAAATtctttatcatcatcatcattgtaTGCTTCTAGTACAGAAAATATTTCAAGACTTCTAGAAGGTTGGATGAGATCTTCCCCTAATCCTTCTAGAAGAAACAATATTGATCATGATGAAATGTTGCATGAGGCACAAAAAAACCAAGATCAAGATGGAGGAGTTAGCAATCATGATGATGGTGTAACAATTCCAAATGAGAAATCAAGTTATAATATTAATTGTGAAAGTAGTGAAGTTGTTACACATGAAAAGGCAAGTCCTCCTCCATTCACATATCTTGAAAAGTGGCTACTAGAAGAAAATGGTGGTCAAGTTGAAGAACTCATGGAACTTCCAATGATATTCACTTAA